Proteins from one Paraburkholderia sp. BL10I2N1 genomic window:
- a CDS encoding carbonic anhydrase, with the protein MLVENVAWARETADSDPQFFSGLTQGQNPKVLWIGCSDSRVPAETVTHANPGDLFVHRNIANLFSSSDDNVMSVLEYAVRVLKVDDVIVCGHYGCGGVRASLLMPSPDLPHVTRRIAPLCALASRHRRELDGLPEGESRVNRLAELSVLEQVRELRRTPIVCDAESAPRVHGWIFGLHNGLIKVLASGFTGESGQIAAAS; encoded by the coding sequence ATGCTCGTCGAGAATGTCGCCTGGGCGCGTGAGACCGCCGATAGCGATCCGCAATTCTTCTCCGGCCTCACGCAAGGCCAGAATCCGAAGGTGCTTTGGATCGGCTGTTCGGATAGCCGCGTGCCGGCTGAAACGGTCACTCACGCCAATCCCGGCGATCTCTTCGTGCATCGGAATATCGCCAATCTCTTCTCTTCGTCCGACGACAACGTGATGAGCGTCCTCGAATATGCCGTGCGCGTACTCAAGGTCGACGACGTGATTGTTTGCGGCCACTACGGTTGCGGCGGGGTGCGCGCGTCGCTGCTGATGCCCTCGCCGGATTTGCCGCACGTGACCCGGCGGATTGCGCCGCTATGTGCGCTGGCGTCGCGACACCGGCGGGAACTGGATGGCTTGCCCGAAGGCGAGTCGCGGGTCAACCGCCTGGCCGAGTTGAGTGTACTGGAACAGGTCCGTGAGCTGCGCAGAACGCCGATCGTGTGTGATGCCGAGTCTGCGCCACGCGTGCATGGCTGGATCTTCGGCCTGCACAACGGACTGATCAAGGTCCTTGCCTCCGGCTTCACCGGGGAATCCGGTCAAATAGCCGCGGCCTCGTAA
- a CDS encoding winged helix-turn-helix domain-containing protein produces the protein MKADLIERYAANLHGVLSCFDRILITGTLPGACYAAGMTSFLNANGIRLFDYARFAEPLRERIRVRAQEVCAAAGIEIEHVNKSHIRKEDLVARVLQGRGDAPGLVHVISAMEACPSYKPWHDKSSGKTYLRPETGKCLHYYFYFIDDELGLCYLRVPTWAPFGLQFYCNGHGAVARALKREGIGFVQADNAFLRIADMDRAQAIADALSPDMLHERLDRYAQWLCPVLDVFGQTYHWSLRQAEYSTDLMFRSQQTLVPLYDVLSRQAVLAAHAGKVAGFLGKKVTPQLAQEIGSRLSTRIEGRCIKHHMGVASVKVYDKFSHVLRIETTINDVSFFKHHRKVEHRNGQSTYELAALRKTIYSLFDLREIMLGCNQRYLAFLSSLDDPSAGERDLQRLSQSRVGSNERRVKGLNFFNGGEQALLRALQRGEFNVHGLRRADLARHVDMSAPVLSRQLSRLRTLGLIKKVAHTYRYYLTRLGRAAIAAACSLTRFNIVPILAAAH, from the coding sequence ATGAAGGCCGATCTGATTGAGCGTTACGCGGCGAATTTGCACGGCGTGCTGTCGTGCTTTGACCGAATCCTGATCACGGGCACGCTGCCTGGCGCGTGCTACGCAGCGGGCATGACGAGTTTTCTGAACGCCAACGGCATTCGCCTATTCGACTACGCCAGGTTCGCCGAACCGCTGCGCGAACGCATCCGTGTGCGCGCGCAAGAGGTCTGCGCTGCCGCCGGCATCGAGATTGAGCACGTCAACAAGAGCCACATCCGCAAGGAAGATCTGGTGGCACGCGTGCTGCAGGGGCGTGGCGATGCACCCGGGCTGGTGCACGTCATCTCGGCGATGGAGGCCTGCCCGAGCTACAAGCCGTGGCACGACAAGAGCAGCGGCAAGACCTACCTGCGCCCCGAGACGGGCAAGTGTCTGCACTACTACTTCTACTTCATCGATGACGAACTCGGGCTGTGCTACCTCAGGGTCCCGACCTGGGCACCGTTCGGCTTGCAGTTCTACTGCAATGGCCACGGCGCCGTGGCCCGTGCGCTCAAGCGCGAGGGCATCGGGTTCGTGCAGGCCGACAACGCCTTTTTGCGCATTGCCGATATGGACCGTGCACAGGCCATCGCCGACGCGCTGAGCCCCGATATGCTGCATGAGCGACTGGACCGCTACGCGCAGTGGCTGTGCCCGGTGCTCGACGTGTTCGGCCAGACCTACCACTGGAGCCTGCGGCAGGCCGAGTATTCCACTGACCTGATGTTCCGCAGCCAACAGACGCTGGTGCCGCTGTACGACGTGCTGTCGCGTCAGGCGGTGCTGGCCGCGCACGCCGGGAAAGTAGCCGGCTTCCTGGGCAAGAAGGTCACGCCGCAATTGGCGCAGGAGATCGGCTCGCGGCTGTCCACCCGCATCGAGGGACGCTGCATCAAGCACCATATGGGCGTTGCCAGCGTCAAGGTTTACGACAAGTTCTCCCATGTGTTGCGGATAGAAACCACCATCAACGACGTGAGCTTCTTCAAACACCACCGCAAGGTGGAACACAGGAATGGCCAAAGCACCTACGAACTCGCAGCGTTGAGGAAAACCATCTACAGCCTGTTCGACCTGCGCGAGATCATGCTGGGCTGCAACCAGCGCTACCTCGCGTTTTTGTCGAGTCTGGATGACCCCAGCGCAGGTGAGCGCGACCTTCAACGTTTGAGCCAGTCCCGCGTGGGCAGTAATGAGCGCAGGGTCAAAGGACTCAACTTCTTCAACGGCGGCGAGCAAGCACTGCTGCGTGCCTTGCAGCGCGGCGAGTTCAACGTGCATGGCCTGCGCCGTGCCGATCTGGCCAGGCATGTGGACATGAGCGCCCCGGTGCTGTCCCGACAGCTCTCGCGACTGCGCACACTCGGCTTGATCAAGAAGGTGGCCCATACCTACCGCTACTACCTCACGCGTCTGGGCCGCGCCGCCATCGCTGCTGCCTGTTCTCTCACCCGTTTCAACATCGTTCCAATTCTGGCCGCAGCACACTGA